Proteins co-encoded in one Actinobacillus succinogenes 130Z genomic window:
- a CDS encoding Cof-type HAD-IIB family hydrolase yields the protein MKKIIFLDVDGTLVNYQNEVPKSAVKAIQTARQKEHKVFICTGRSRAEVSPDLWAIGLDGMIGGNGSYVEYQNEVVMHQLIPAETAHKVVDWLTARGLAFYLESNNGLFASPDFEEKAEPVLEIYTARKGMKKASVRELMHGIIFGGELYRNDLNKVSFILNSYQDHLDSAAAFPELKAGTWGGVGETALFGDLGVKEIDKGYAISVLLDHLGASRADTFAFGDAKIDIPMLEYCAIGVAMGNGGDEIKAMANFVTDDVDNDGLYKAFEKFGLL from the coding sequence ATGAAAAAAATTATTTTTTTAGATGTGGACGGCACTTTAGTAAATTATCAAAATGAAGTGCCGAAATCTGCGGTTAAAGCTATTCAAACAGCTCGTCAAAAAGAACATAAAGTTTTTATCTGCACTGGACGGAGTCGGGCGGAAGTTTCGCCTGATCTGTGGGCAATTGGTCTTGACGGAATGATTGGCGGCAATGGCAGCTATGTGGAATATCAAAATGAAGTGGTGATGCACCAGCTGATCCCCGCAGAAACGGCGCATAAAGTGGTCGATTGGCTCACGGCAAGAGGCTTGGCTTTTTATTTAGAAAGCAATAACGGCTTATTCGCCAGCCCCGATTTTGAAGAAAAAGCCGAACCTGTGCTGGAAATCTACACCGCCCGTAAAGGAATGAAAAAGGCAAGCGTGCGTGAACTCATGCACGGCATTATTTTCGGCGGCGAACTCTACCGCAACGATTTAAACAAAGTGAGTTTTATCTTAAACAGCTACCAAGATCACCTGGATTCCGCCGCCGCTTTTCCGGAACTGAAAGCCGGCACTTGGGGCGGCGTGGGCGAAACCGCACTATTTGGCGATTTAGGGGTAAAAGAGATTGATAAAGGTTATGCGATTTCCGTTTTACTTGATCACCTTGGCGCAAGCCGGGCGGATACTTTTGCTTTCGGCGATGCCAAAATCGATATTCCGATGCTGGAATATTGTGCTATAGGCGTGGCGATGGGTAACGGCGGTGACGAAATCAAAGCAATGGCGAATTTTGTGACTGACGATGTGGATAATGACGGGTTATATAAGGCATTTGAAAAATTCGGACTTCTGTAA
- a CDS encoding glycoside hydrolase family 1 protein, translating into MSSLKPFPTDFLWGGATAANQIEGGFDQGGKGLSSADMVAYVPKAERGAHSAAIEVGSQRIDDILSGKFRARFPKREGIDFYHKYKDDIALFGEMGFKMFRISIHWARIFPNGYDEQPNEAGLQYYDDMFDEMLKHGIQPMVTLCHYEIPLGLVQKYNGFVSREVVGHFVRYAETVFNRYKEKVKYWLTFNEINMITMHSPYTGGGIVLDRIPEAERENAKYQALHHQFVASALATKALHEIIPDAKMGCMLARQLHYALTADPQDQRLAQWGNQQNLFFTDVHVRGEYPRYMLRHWAENNVHIQKEAGDDAVLKQYPVDFISFSYYMSVCVTTHDEGEKVGGNLIEGVRNPYLTVSDWGWQIDPVGLRITLNDLYDRYQKPLFIVENGLGAYDKVEADGAIHDSYRIDYLRSHIAQMQEAISDGVELLGYLEWGPIDLVSMSTSEMSKRYGFIYVDIDDDGNGTGKRSPKDSFYWYKKVIASNGADLS; encoded by the coding sequence ATGAGTAGCTTAAAACCATTTCCAACCGATTTTTTATGGGGCGGAGCCACCGCAGCCAACCAAATTGAAGGTGGCTTTGATCAAGGTGGAAAAGGGTTATCATCGGCAGATATGGTAGCCTATGTACCGAAAGCGGAACGAGGCGCCCACAGTGCGGCGATTGAGGTCGGTTCACAGCGTATTGACGATATTTTATCCGGTAAATTCCGAGCCCGTTTCCCAAAACGGGAGGGGATAGATTTCTATCATAAATATAAAGACGATATCGCCCTGTTTGGTGAAATGGGCTTTAAAATGTTCCGTATTTCCATTCATTGGGCGCGCATTTTCCCGAACGGATATGACGAGCAACCGAATGAAGCGGGTTTACAATATTACGACGATATGTTCGATGAAATGCTCAAACACGGCATTCAGCCGATGGTAACGCTATGCCATTATGAAATCCCGCTTGGTTTGGTGCAAAAATATAACGGCTTCGTTTCACGCGAAGTGGTCGGGCATTTTGTGCGCTATGCCGAGACAGTATTTAACCGTTATAAAGAAAAAGTAAAATATTGGCTGACTTTTAATGAAATCAATATGATTACAATGCACAGCCCCTACACCGGCGGCGGAATCGTGCTTGATCGTATTCCGGAAGCAGAACGTGAAAATGCGAAATATCAAGCACTTCACCATCAATTTGTCGCTAGTGCATTAGCCACCAAAGCCCTGCACGAGATCATTCCTGATGCGAAAATGGGTTGTATGTTAGCTCGCCAACTTCACTATGCTTTAACCGCAGATCCGCAAGATCAGCGTTTGGCTCAATGGGGCAATCAACAAAACTTATTCTTTACTGATGTACACGTTCGTGGCGAATATCCACGCTATATGTTACGCCACTGGGCGGAAAACAATGTGCATATCCAAAAAGAAGCAGGTGATGATGCCGTTTTAAAACAGTATCCTGTCGATTTTATTTCTTTTAGCTACTATATGTCGGTTTGTGTAACAACGCATGACGAAGGGGAAAAAGTAGGTGGTAACTTAATTGAAGGGGTAAGAAATCCGTATCTTACCGTTTCGGATTGGGGCTGGCAAATCGACCCTGTCGGGTTGCGTATTACCCTAAACGACTTATATGATCGCTACCAAAAACCGCTTTTTATTGTGGAAAACGGATTAGGTGCTTACGACAAAGTCGAAGCGGACGGGGCTATTCACGACAGCTACCGTATTGATTATCTCCGCTCTCACATCGCTCAAATGCAAGAAGCGATCAGTGATGGCGTTGAGTTACTCGGTTATTTGGAATGGGGTCCGATTGACCTTGTCAGTATGTCTACCTCGGAGATGTCAAAACGCTACGGATTTATTTACGTTGATATTGACGATGACGGCAACGGCACCGGTAAACGTTCGCCGAAAGACTCTTTCTATTGGTATAAAAAAGTGATTGCATCAAACGGTGCGGATCTGTCTTAA
- a CDS encoding YwiC-like family protein — protein sequence MKLLVSNQYGAIVMAMLPFLYGLLLGQPRWMHLFLLLAWSALYLFTYPFLNLFKPQIKDKRQYVRWSWIYGAASAVFCVPVLRCNSKILWFGVAMLPLLLVNIYYTKTKNERALLNDFAGIAVFALAGVAAYYFGSAQLNAEALQVAVYPALFFIGITFYVKSMLRERKNPRYFRLSVGFHLACVVAMSCCQSWRLALTFAPALIRAAWLPHKKLNAKQVGLIEFAVSGLFLVMLLWATKK from the coding sequence ATGAAATTGCTTGTTTCAAATCAATACGGCGCAATCGTCATGGCGATGTTACCGTTTTTGTACGGTTTACTGCTGGGGCAACCCCGTTGGATGCATCTGTTTTTGTTGTTGGCATGGAGCGCGCTGTATTTATTTACCTATCCTTTTCTGAATCTGTTCAAACCGCAAATTAAAGATAAACGACAATATGTACGCTGGAGTTGGATTTACGGCGCGGCAAGTGCGGTCTTTTGTGTCCCCGTTTTGCGGTGTAACAGTAAGATTTTATGGTTCGGCGTGGCAATGTTGCCGTTGTTGCTGGTTAATATTTATTATACGAAAACCAAGAATGAACGGGCATTATTGAACGATTTCGCCGGCATCGCGGTTTTTGCTTTAGCCGGTGTCGCTGCGTATTATTTCGGTTCGGCGCAATTGAATGCCGAAGCTTTGCAAGTGGCGGTTTATCCTGCGCTGTTTTTCATCGGCATTACTTTTTATGTGAAATCCATGCTACGCGAACGGAAAAATCCGCGGTATTTTCGTCTTTCCGTCGGGTTTCACCTCGCCTGCGTGGTAGCAATGAGTTGTTGTCAATCTTGGCGGCTGGCATTGACATTTGCTCCGGCGTTGATCCGAGCGGCTTGGCTGCCTCATAAAAAATTGAATGCCAAGCAAGTAGGATTAATCGAATTCGCCGTTTCGGGCTTGTTTTTGGTGATGTTACTATGGGCAACAAAGAAATAA
- the nirK gene encoding copper-containing nitrite reductase: protein MKNTLLTVLLASLFMVSASSQANDQSEKTIEKPTALFGDSATADLPVIEAELTFAPNVPKPITRKAPARVVVKLEALEKVMEIMDGVQFKYWTFNGATPAPFIRVREGDMVEVQLSNPVNSKLAHSLDFHAVAAPEGTSLISNTQPGHTTTFAFKALNPGLYLYHCGAFPGPATHIGKGMFGLLLVEPKEGLSPADKEFYIVQNEFYTRGGFGEKGLQVTSMEKAGYELPDYVVFNGHINSLMGDNVLKAKTGEKIRFFMGNAGPNKISSFHLMGKTFDTVYVEGGDLKNHHVQTTLIPAGGATILEFQINVPGQYTFLDHSINRTEKGAKGMLVVEGKENPEVFSGKIKDEIYNKRNPEADVDVNFHMK from the coding sequence ATGAAAAACACATTATTAACCGTTTTGCTCGCTTCTCTTTTCATGGTTTCCGCCTCGTCGCAGGCAAATGATCAAAGCGAAAAAACAATCGAAAAACCGACCGCACTTTTCGGTGATTCGGCAACAGCGGATTTGCCCGTTATAGAAGCCGAACTCACTTTCGCGCCTAATGTGCCTAAACCCATCACCCGCAAAGCGCCCGCCCGTGTAGTGGTAAAATTAGAAGCGCTGGAAAAAGTGATGGAAATTATGGACGGTGTACAATTCAAGTACTGGACATTCAACGGCGCAACACCCGCACCCTTTATCCGCGTACGAGAGGGCGACATGGTAGAAGTGCAACTCTCTAATCCGGTGAACTCGAAACTGGCGCACAGCTTGGATTTCCATGCCGTCGCCGCGCCGGAAGGCACGTCGTTAATCAGCAATACTCAACCGGGTCATACCACCACTTTTGCCTTTAAAGCATTGAATCCGGGGTTATATCTTTACCATTGCGGCGCCTTTCCCGGCCCGGCGACCCATATAGGGAAAGGCATGTTCGGTTTATTGTTAGTGGAACCGAAAGAAGGCTTGTCGCCGGCGGATAAAGAATTTTATATCGTACAAAACGAATTCTATACCCGCGGCGGTTTCGGCGAAAAAGGCCTGCAAGTTACCAGCATGGAAAAGGCCGGCTACGAATTGCCGGATTACGTCGTATTTAACGGACACATCAACTCGCTGATGGGCGATAATGTGCTGAAAGCCAAAACCGGCGAAAAAATCCGTTTCTTTATGGGCAACGCGGGGCCGAATAAAATCTCCTCGTTCCATTTAATGGGTAAAACCTTCGACACGGTCTATGTGGAAGGCGGCGATTTGAAAAATCATCATGTCCAAACTACGTTAATCCCTGCCGGCGGCGCTACAATCCTTGAATTCCAAATTAACGTGCCGGGGCAATACACCTTCCTCGACCACAGCATTAACCGCACGGAAAAAGGCGCAAAAGGCATGTTAGTGGTAGAAGGTAAAGAAAATCCGGAAGTTTTCAGCGGCAAAATTAAAGATGAAATTTACAACAAACGAAATCCCGAGGCTGATGTAGACGTGAATTTTCATATGAAATAA
- a CDS encoding beta-glucoside-specific PTS transporter subunit IIABC yields MAKDFSKLAQEILRFVGGEQNIHSLVHCATRLRFVLKERAKADKARLEQTAGVISVVESGGQFQIVIGNNVPKVYAEIMKIADIQAGDAADLPKPSLINRGIDFLAGSFTPLIGVMAGAGILKGLIAILQVSGLLDPASGTFTVLDAAASSTFYFLPILLAITCAAKVKASPYIAVAVAAALVYPSIVEVSSSGKPLDFLGFELATMTYTYSVIPILIAVWAQSYIQRFFENLWHESVRNFFAPACTLLVVVPLTLAVIGPVGGAIGHGIATVLAWLYAASPIATGLVVGALWQVLVIFGIHWSIVPIMINNMAVVGFDLIGPLTAAAVLGQAGATFAVFLKSRNKEIKSLAGSTTFSGVLGITEPLIYGITLRFKKPFVCGVLGGAIGGAVIGWGGTKMFAFGFSGLLLYPVIIGEGSNIVMYTVGMAVAFIVAGILTYLFGYSDTMLPQQTADTATKPEKPNNARVSTIPLEKFNLVSPLEGNIHKLTDIQDPMFASEALGKGVAIEPTKGELISPVNGTISSVFPTKHAYNIVSDDGLEILIHIGMDTVQLNGKHFETFVKDGDRIQVGQRLGTFDINAIKAAGYSIVTPVIIANSEDYLDVIASQEPHIYQNEPLIKVLLNKS; encoded by the coding sequence ATGGCTAAAGATTTTAGCAAACTCGCACAAGAGATTCTCCGATTCGTCGGCGGAGAACAAAATATTCATTCGCTGGTACACTGCGCCACCCGTTTGCGCTTTGTATTGAAAGAACGTGCCAAAGCGGATAAAGCACGGCTGGAACAAACCGCCGGTGTTATTAGTGTGGTAGAAAGCGGCGGGCAGTTCCAAATTGTGATCGGCAATAATGTGCCGAAAGTATATGCGGAGATTATGAAAATCGCAGACATTCAAGCAGGCGATGCCGCCGATTTGCCTAAACCGTCATTGATAAATCGAGGAATCGATTTTCTTGCCGGTTCATTTACTCCTCTTATCGGGGTGATGGCGGGAGCCGGTATTTTAAAAGGCTTAATTGCAATTTTGCAGGTTTCGGGCTTATTGGATCCGGCTTCAGGCACATTCACCGTGCTGGACGCGGCAGCCAGTTCAACCTTCTATTTCTTACCTATTTTGCTCGCCATTACTTGTGCGGCCAAAGTGAAAGCCAGCCCTTATATTGCGGTCGCAGTTGCCGCAGCGTTAGTTTACCCGAGTATTGTTGAGGTGAGCTCAAGCGGCAAACCGTTAGACTTTTTAGGTTTTGAATTAGCTACGATGACTTATACCTACAGCGTAATTCCGATTCTGATTGCGGTATGGGCTCAATCTTATATTCAACGCTTTTTCGAAAATCTTTGGCACGAATCTGTCCGCAATTTCTTTGCTCCCGCCTGTACCTTGTTAGTTGTAGTACCGCTCACTTTAGCCGTTATCGGGCCTGTCGGCGGTGCTATCGGACATGGAATCGCAACGGTATTGGCTTGGCTATATGCCGCCAGCCCGATAGCCACCGGTCTTGTTGTCGGAGCATTATGGCAAGTATTGGTGATCTTCGGCATCCATTGGAGCATCGTACCGATTATGATCAACAATATGGCGGTTGTCGGTTTCGATTTAATCGGCCCGTTAACGGCAGCTGCGGTGTTAGGACAAGCGGGGGCAACTTTCGCCGTCTTCCTGAAATCACGCAATAAAGAGATTAAATCACTTGCCGGTTCAACCACATTCAGCGGCGTGCTTGGTATTACCGAACCCCTTATTTACGGCATCACCCTACGCTTTAAAAAACCCTTTGTATGCGGTGTGCTAGGCGGTGCTATCGGCGGTGCGGTTATCGGTTGGGGCGGCACTAAAATGTTTGCTTTCGGCTTCTCCGGTTTATTGCTTTACCCTGTTATTATCGGCGAAGGTTCAAATATTGTGATGTACACCGTTGGAATGGCCGTTGCTTTTATTGTAGCAGGCATACTGACTTATCTGTTCGGTTACAGCGATACAATGCTGCCGCAACAAACTGCGGATACGGCAACAAAACCTGAAAAACCGAATAACGCCCGGGTTTCTACGATTCCACTCGAAAAATTTAATTTAGTCAGCCCATTAGAAGGCAATATTCACAAATTAACGGATATTCAAGATCCGATGTTCGCCTCTGAAGCGTTAGGAAAAGGGGTGGCGATTGAACCGACCAAAGGCGAGTTAATTTCGCCGGTAAACGGCACGATCAGCTCCGTATTTCCAACTAAGCACGCCTACAATATTGTGTCTGACGACGGTTTAGAAATCTTAATTCATATCGGAATGGATACGGTACAGCTAAACGGAAAACATTTTGAAACTTTCGTGAAAGACGGCGATAGAATTCAAGTCGGACAACGGCTCGGCACCTTTGATATTAATGCTATTAAAGCGGCAGGTTACAGCATAGTAACACCGGTGATTATTGCCAACAGCGAAGATTACCTTGACGTTATCGCCAGCCAAGAGCCGCATATTTATCAAAACGAGCCGTTGATTAAAGTATTGCTTAATAAATCATAA
- the parC gene encoding DNA topoisomerase IV subunit A produces the protein MTNINYEGIEQMPLRTFTESAYLNYSMYVIMDRALPFIGDGLKPVQRRIIYAMSELGLNAAAKYKKSARTVGDVLGKFHPHGDSACYEAMVLMAQPFSYRYPLVDGQGNWGAPDDPKSFAAMRYTESRLAKISEMLLSELGQGTVDYQPNFDGTIAEPQYLPARLPHILLNGTTGIAVGMATDIPPHNLNEIADAAVMLLDNPHTTLDDLLTVVQGPDFPTEAEIITPKSDIRKLYEQGRGSVKMRAVWKKEDGEIVITAVPHQSSPSKIQQQIADQMNAKKLPMVEDIRDEADQENPVRLVIVPRSNRVDVDALMNHLFATTDLERSYRVNMNMIGLDHKPAVKNLVQILTEWLQFRRATVTRRLRHRLDKVLSRLHILDGLLIAFLNIDEVIDIIRHEDEPKTVLMARFKLSDEQAEAILNLRLRHLAKLEETELKAEKARLEEERQHLEQILSSERRLNTLIKKEIQQDAKTYASTRRSPLVEREEAKAISETEMMPAEPVTVILSEMGWVRCAKGHDIDVQNLNYKAGDKYLAHAYGKSNQPAVFIDSSGRSYAVDPLSLPSARSQGEPLTGKLNLPAGASMEQVLIENENQPLLMASDAGYGFICQFEDLIARNKAGKAVLTLPENAKVLPPKIIKNSTALLLALTHAGRMLMFPVQELPSLSKGKGNKIIGIPAADAKVRSDFVVKLLLISENASLVFHSGKRKITLKPEDLQKFRAERGRRGSKLPRGLHSGVKIEVIEPNRD, from the coding sequence ATGACCAACATCAACTATGAAGGCATCGAACAAATGCCGTTGCGCACTTTCACCGAAAGTGCCTATCTGAATTATTCCATGTACGTCATTATGGATCGTGCGCTACCCTTTATCGGCGACGGCTTGAAACCCGTACAGCGGCGGATTATTTACGCCATGTCCGAATTGGGTTTAAACGCCGCTGCGAAGTACAAAAAATCGGCTCGTACCGTGGGGGATGTATTAGGTAAATTCCACCCGCACGGCGATTCCGCCTGTTATGAAGCCATGGTGCTTATGGCTCAGCCTTTCTCCTACCGTTATCCGCTGGTGGACGGACAAGGAAACTGGGGAGCGCCGGACGATCCGAAATCTTTCGCCGCCATGCGTTACACCGAATCCCGCTTGGCAAAAATTTCCGAAATGCTATTAAGTGAACTGGGACAAGGCACGGTGGATTATCAACCGAACTTTGACGGTACGATTGCCGAACCGCAGTACCTGCCGGCACGCCTGCCTCATATCCTATTAAACGGTACCACCGGTATCGCCGTGGGCATGGCAACGGATATTCCGCCGCACAATCTGAATGAAATCGCCGATGCCGCCGTGATGTTATTAGACAATCCGCACACCACATTAGATGATTTGCTCACGGTCGTACAAGGACCGGACTTCCCGACCGAAGCGGAAATTATCACGCCGAAAAGCGACATTCGAAAACTATACGAACAAGGTCGCGGCTCCGTTAAAATGCGTGCCGTCTGGAAAAAAGAAGACGGCGAAATCGTTATTACCGCCGTGCCGCATCAATCTTCGCCAAGCAAAATTCAACAACAAATCGCCGATCAGATGAATGCGAAAAAACTGCCGATGGTAGAAGACATACGGGATGAGGCGGATCAGGAAAATCCGGTACGTTTAGTCATTGTGCCCCGTTCGAACCGCGTGGACGTTGATGCATTAATGAATCACCTGTTCGCCACGACGGATTTGGAACGCAGTTATCGCGTTAATATGAATATGATCGGGCTGGATCACAAACCGGCGGTGAAGAACTTAGTGCAAATTCTCACGGAATGGTTGCAATTCCGCCGCGCCACCGTCACCCGCCGTTTGCGCCACCGTTTGGATAAGGTATTATCCCGCTTGCATATTTTAGACGGTTTGCTGATTGCATTTCTGAATATTGATGAAGTCATCGACATCATCCGTCACGAAGACGAACCGAAAACAGTATTAATGGCGCGATTCAAGTTAAGCGACGAACAAGCGGAAGCGATTTTAAATCTGCGCTTACGTCATTTAGCAAAACTGGAAGAAACGGAATTAAAAGCGGAAAAAGCCCGGCTTGAAGAAGAACGCCAACATTTAGAACAGATTCTGAGCTCAGAACGTCGGCTTAACACTTTGATAAAAAAAGAAATTCAGCAAGATGCCAAAACCTATGCCAGTACGCGCCGTTCTCCGTTAGTCGAACGTGAAGAAGCTAAGGCCATTTCCGAAACGGAAATGATGCCGGCAGAACCCGTCACCGTCATTTTATCGGAAATGGGATGGGTGCGTTGCGCTAAAGGACATGATATTGACGTCCAGAACTTGAATTATAAAGCCGGCGACAAATATCTCGCTCACGCTTACGGCAAAAGCAATCAGCCGGCGGTATTCATTGACAGCAGCGGGCGCAGTTATGCCGTGGATCCGCTCAGTCTTCCGTCCGCCCGTTCGCAAGGCGAACCGTTGACCGGTAAATTAAATCTGCCTGCGGGCGCTTCAATGGAACAGGTTTTGATCGAAAATGAAAATCAGCCTTTATTGATGGCATCCGATGCAGGCTATGGTTTTATCTGTCAATTTGAAGATTTAATCGCCCGTAACAAAGCGGGAAAAGCCGTGCTAACCTTGCCGGAAAACGCTAAAGTGCTACCGCCGAAAATCATTAAAAATTCGACCGCACTTTTGCTGGCGTTAACCCACGCGGGGAGAATGCTGATGTTCCCGGTACAGGAGCTGCCTTCGCTGTCTAAAGGAAAAGGTAATAAAATCATCGGTATTCCGGCTGCCGATGCCAAAGTGCGGTCGGATTTTGTGGTGAAATTATTACTCATTAGTGAAAATGCCAGTTTAGTTTTCCATTCCGGAAAACGCAAAATCACTTTAAAACCGGAAGATTTACAAAAATTCCGTGCCGAACGCGGACGGCGGGGTTCTAAATTGCCGCGCGGTTTACACAGCGGTGTAAAAATTGAGGTGATCGAACCTAACCGGGATTAA
- the parE gene encoding DNA topoisomerase IV subunit B, with protein sequence MTVNDYDSINITVLKGLEPVQIRPGMYTDTTRPNHLGQEVIDNSVDEALAGFASKIEVVLHSDQSLEVTDNGRGMPVDIHPTEKISGVEVIMTKLHAGGKFSNANYEFAGGLHGVGVSVVNALSERVDVTVRRGGQVYHIAFADGEKVEELEVVGTCGRRNTGTSLHFKPNPKYFDSDKFSVSRLRHLLRAKAVLCSGLEIKFTDQVNNTEESWCYQDGLSDYLSETAAEFVTVPETPFVGEFKGSGEAVEWALFWLPEGGELTTESYVNLIPTIQGGTHVNGLRKGLIDAMAEFCEFHNLLPKGVKLTADDLWDRCAYVLSLKMHDAQFAGQTKERLSSRESAVFVGGVVKDAFSLWLNNNMEPAKLLAEMTINSAQRRLRAAKKVVRKKLTSGPALPGKLADCSQQDLERTELFLVEGDSAGGSAKQARDREYQAILPLRGKILNTWEVSSEQVLGSEEVHNIAVALGIDPDSDDLSQLRYGKVCILADADSDGLHIATLLCALFLRHFPKLVEDGHVYVAMPPLYRIDLGKEVYYALDENEKDAVLDRLSGKRGKPNVQRFKGLGEMNPSQLRETTMEPSTRRLVQLTYEEPIATESAVKNSQQNETIELMDMLLNKKRAEDRKNWLQTKGDQADLEV encoded by the coding sequence ATGACAGTAAACGATTACGATTCTATTAATATTACGGTGCTGAAAGGCTTGGAGCCCGTGCAAATTCGTCCCGGCATGTATACCGATACCACACGCCCGAACCATTTGGGCCAGGAAGTCATTGATAACAGTGTGGACGAAGCGTTGGCCGGATTTGCGTCAAAAATCGAAGTGGTTTTGCATAGCGATCAATCCCTTGAAGTCACCGATAACGGACGCGGTATGCCGGTGGATATTCATCCGACGGAAAAAATCTCCGGTGTCGAAGTAATTATGACCAAACTGCATGCAGGCGGTAAATTTTCCAATGCCAATTACGAATTCGCCGGCGGTTTACACGGCGTCGGCGTTTCCGTGGTAAATGCGCTCTCCGAACGGGTGGATGTCACCGTACGCCGTGGCGGCCAGGTTTATCACATTGCCTTTGCCGACGGTGAAAAAGTGGAAGAACTCGAAGTGGTCGGTACCTGCGGACGCCGTAATACGGGAACGTCGTTACACTTCAAACCCAATCCGAAATATTTCGACAGCGACAAATTTTCCGTCAGCCGCTTGCGCCATTTATTACGGGCTAAAGCGGTACTGTGTTCGGGGTTAGAAATTAAATTTACCGATCAGGTCAACAATACGGAAGAAAGTTGGTGCTACCAAGACGGACTCTCCGATTATTTGTCGGAAACGGCGGCTGAATTCGTCACTGTGCCGGAAACACCGTTCGTAGGCGAATTCAAAGGTTCCGGCGAAGCGGTGGAATGGGCGTTATTCTGGTTACCCGAAGGCGGCGAGCTGACGACGGAAAGTTACGTCAATCTGATTCCGACCATTCAAGGCGGTACCCATGTTAACGGCTTGCGTAAAGGCTTGATCGACGCCATGGCGGAATTCTGCGAGTTCCACAATTTACTGCCGAAAGGGGTGAAATTAACCGCCGACGATTTGTGGGATCGTTGCGCTTACGTGCTTTCGCTGAAAATGCATGACGCCCAGTTTGCCGGTCAAACCAAAGAACGCTTGTCTTCACGGGAAAGCGCAGTATTTGTCGGCGGTGTAGTAAAAGACGCTTTCAGCTTATGGTTGAATAACAATATGGAGCCGGCGAAATTACTGGCGGAAATGACGATTAATTCCGCTCAACGCCGTTTACGTGCCGCCAAAAAAGTCGTGCGCAAAAAACTCACCTCCGGTCCGGCATTGCCCGGTAAACTTGCAGACTGCTCGCAACAGGATTTGGAACGCACGGAACTGTTTTTAGTGGAAGGTGATTCTGCGGGCGGCTCGGCGAAACAGGCGCGCGATCGCGAATATCAGGCGATTTTACCGTTACGGGGAAAAATTCTGAATACTTGGGAAGTGTCTTCCGAACAGGTTTTAGGTTCCGAAGAAGTGCACAATATCGCCGTTGCCTTGGGGATTGATCCCGACAGTGACGATCTCAGCCAGTTACGTTACGGCAAAGTCTGCATTTTAGCGGATGCCGACAGCGACGGTTTACACATCGCCACCTTGTTATGCGCGTTATTCCTGCGCCATTTCCCTAAACTGGTTGAAGACGGACACGTTTATGTGGCTATGCCGCCCCTTTATCGCATCGATTTAGGCAAAGAAGTGTATTATGCCTTGGACGAAAACGAAAAAGATGCGGTACTCGATCGCTTAAGCGGCAAAAGAGGCAAGCCGAATGTACAGCGTTTCAAAGGACTGGGGGAAATGAATCCGAGTCAGTTACGGGAAACCACCATGGAACCCAGCACCCGCCGATTAGTGCAATTAACTTATGAAGAACCGATAGCGACGGAAAGTGCGGTCAAAAATTCCCAACAAAATGAGACTATCGAATTAATGGATATGCTGCTCAACAAAAAACGGGCGGAAGACCGTAAAAACTGGCTGCAAACCAAAGGTGATCAGGCTGATTTAGAGGTTTAA